The Vicia villosa cultivar HV-30 ecotype Madison, WI linkage group LG1, Vvil1.0, whole genome shotgun sequence genome includes a region encoding these proteins:
- the LOC131660115 gene encoding uncharacterized protein LOC131660115: MPLAVCKRLNLRELQPTKISLKLADRYIKYPMGILEDIPVKIGQLYIPTNFIVMDIKEDDEIPILLGKPFLSTVGAIIDVKKGKLTFEVGDEKIEFILSKFLMAPVIGDSRYVIDIIDECINELERDESLNKLPSTPILEDDRFKRMEPYIDDNLYEC; the protein is encoded by the coding sequence ATGCCTTTGGCGGTTTGCAAGAGGTTAAACTTAAGAGAACTTCAACCGACTAAAATTTCCTTAAAATTAGCTGATAGATATATCAAATACCCTATGGGTATATTAGAAGACATACCAGTTAAAATAGGTCAATTGTACATCCCAACCAATTTCATAGTAATGGATATTAAAGAAGATGACGAAATCCCAATTCTCCTAGGAAAACCATTCTTATCCACAGTCGGAGCCATAATAGATgttaaaaagggaaaactaaccTTTGAAGTAGGAGATGAAAAGATAGAATTCATTCTTTCGAAATTTCTAATGGCACCAGTGATAGGAGATTCAAGATATGTAATCGATATCATTGACGAATGTATAAATGAACTTGAAAGAGATGAATCTTTAAATAAACTGCCTTCGACCCCCATTTTAGAGGATGACAGATTCAAGAGAATGGAACCCTACATTGACGACAACCTCTATGAATGTTGA